A stretch of DNA from Anaerolineae bacterium:
GCCACTGGCGCAGTATTGATTTTGGGGCCACCTGGCACCTGATCATCTCAACGGTGTTGGGCATTCCGGTAGGTATTTTTGTTTTGAAAACTGCGCCGGAGGAAATTGTCAAACAAATGCTTGGCCTGCTAATCATCCTGATCAGCCTCTACAACCTGATCCGGCCCCGGCTGATCACCCTATCCCAACGGAGGTGGGCCTATCTTTTTGGTTTTGTGGCCGGGGTGATTGGCAGCGCTTACAACACCAACGGCCCGCCCATTGTTATTTATGGCGTTATGCGGCGCTGGCCCCCCGACCGTTTTAGGGCCACCTTACAAGGCTACTTTTTGCCCACCGGCCTGCTCATTCTGGCCGGACATGGCCTGGCCGGTTTGTGGACGCTGCAGGTGCTGCAACTTTACGCTTTGGCCCTGCCATTCATGGTGACGGCAATTTTTC
This window harbors:
- a CDS encoding sulfite exporter TauE/SafE family protein; the protein is MSTLTIILLTLAIIFMAALTRSTFGFGDALLAMPLLTLLVGVQTATPLMAFVGPTIASTIVWRHWRSIDFGATWHLIISTVLGIPVGIFVLKTAPEEIVKQMLGLLIILISLYNLIRPRLITLSQRRWAYLFGFVAGVIGSAYNTNGPPIVIYGVMRRWPPDRFRATLQGYFLPTGLLILAGHGLAGLWTLQVLQLYALALPFMVTAIFLGTKLNQRIPPHRFEKFIYAALLALGFLLLI